Proteins co-encoded in one Candidatus Nitrosacidococcus tergens genomic window:
- a CDS encoding YbaB/EbfC family nucleoid-associated protein, translating into MKGGLGNFMRQAQQIQSNMEKAQAELANMEVTGQSGGGMVSVVMTGRYDCRRVTINDEVWQEGKEMVEDLVAAAVNDAVQQVEAQSKEKMSSMTSGMLPPGFKLPF; encoded by the coding sequence ATGAAGGGTGGTTTAGGTAATTTTATGAGACAAGCACAGCAGATTCAGTCGAATATGGAAAAAGCACAAGCTGAACTTGCAAACATGGAGGTTACAGGTCAGTCAGGAGGAGGAATGGTTAGTGTAGTGATGACCGGACGATATGATTGCCGGCGTGTTACTATTAATGATGAAGTTTGGCAAGAAGGTAAGGAAATGGTGGAAGATTTAGTTGCTGCCGCTGTTAACGATGCAGTCCAGCAAGTTGAAGCTCAATCGAAGGAAAAAATGTCTAGTATGACCTCTGGAATGCTTCCCCCTGGATTTAAATTACCTTTCTAA